Proteins encoded by one window of Mycolicibacterium sp. ND9-15:
- a CDS encoding acyl-CoA carboxylase subunit beta, with the protein MTKADDWHATLDELSRRRRHAHEMGGAERVAKHRGKGKLDARARIAHLLDEDSFREFGTLGGGDIAADGIVAGSGLIDGKPVMIGAEDFTTLAGSIGPGGNAKRYRLAELALRDRVPLVMLLEGAGFRPSGEHYGRTPTDLLAQAQCSGKVPMVAGLLGPSAGHGALVAPVCDWTIMSRQGAIFTAGPPVVKESTGEEISKEDLGGPNVALASGVIHNLADDDAAVLDDIRRYLSYFPASAWSYPESLPADEATEARPTPELLGIVPRGNRRVYDMRRVLDVVFDRPDWFEVQPKFGPAIICALAHLGGHPVAVVANQPQVIAGSIDADAADKAAHFITVADSFHLPIVFLADNPGMLPGSRSEKAGVLRSGARMFAAQTAATTVKLHVTLRKAYGFGSMVMSLLGFDNQSATFAYPGATMGAMSAAALSKASHAAEDVEARLRKMEVEASFRSAGHLGFDDLIHPEETRNALLAGLQRAIYSRQAAAEPVSRTAITP; encoded by the coding sequence ATGACCAAGGCCGACGATTGGCATGCCACTCTCGACGAGCTGTCCCGTCGGCGCCGCCATGCCCACGAGATGGGCGGGGCCGAGCGCGTCGCCAAGCATCGCGGCAAGGGCAAGCTCGACGCCCGAGCGCGGATAGCCCATCTCCTCGACGAGGATTCGTTCCGTGAGTTCGGCACACTTGGCGGCGGGGACATCGCCGCCGACGGCATCGTCGCCGGCTCCGGGTTGATCGACGGCAAACCGGTGATGATCGGCGCCGAGGACTTCACGACGCTGGCCGGCAGCATCGGCCCGGGCGGAAATGCCAAGCGGTACCGGCTGGCCGAGTTGGCGCTGCGCGACCGGGTTCCGCTGGTGATGCTGCTCGAGGGCGCGGGTTTTCGGCCCAGCGGCGAGCACTACGGGCGCACGCCGACGGACCTGCTCGCCCAAGCGCAATGCTCCGGCAAGGTGCCGATGGTCGCCGGTCTGCTGGGGCCGTCCGCAGGCCACGGCGCGCTCGTCGCCCCCGTCTGCGACTGGACCATCATGAGCCGGCAGGGCGCCATCTTCACCGCGGGGCCGCCCGTAGTGAAAGAGTCGACGGGCGAGGAGATCTCGAAGGAAGACCTGGGCGGACCGAACGTCGCGCTCGCCAGCGGCGTGATCCACAACCTCGCCGACGACGATGCCGCTGTACTCGACGACATCCGCCGCTATCTGTCCTACTTTCCGGCCAGCGCCTGGTCGTATCCGGAGTCGTTGCCCGCCGACGAAGCCACCGAAGCGCGACCGACGCCCGAACTGCTCGGCATCGTGCCGCGCGGCAACCGGCGCGTGTACGACATGCGGCGCGTGCTCGACGTCGTGTTCGACCGCCCGGACTGGTTCGAGGTTCAGCCCAAGTTCGGGCCCGCGATCATCTGCGCGCTCGCCCATCTCGGCGGCCATCCCGTCGCGGTGGTCGCCAACCAACCGCAGGTGATCGCCGGCTCCATCGACGCCGACGCCGCGGACAAGGCCGCCCACTTCATCACCGTCGCCGACTCGTTTCACCTGCCGATCGTGTTTCTGGCCGACAATCCCGGGATGCTGCCCGGCAGCCGGTCGGAGAAGGCGGGCGTACTGCGCAGCGGTGCGCGGATGTTCGCCGCGCAGACCGCGGCGACGACGGTCAAGCTTCATGTCACGTTGCGCAAAGCGTATGGCTTCGGGTCGATGGTTATGTCGCTGTTGGGGTTTGACAATCAGAGCGCGACATTCGCGTACCCCGGCGCCACGATGGGCGCGATGAGCGCAGCCGCGCTCAGTAAGGCCTCGCACGCCGCCGAGGATGTCGAGGCACGGCTCCGGAAGATGGAGGTCGAGGCGTCCTTCCGCTCGGCCGGCCACCTCGGCTTCGACGACCTCATCCATCCCGAGGAGACCCGCAACGCTCTGCTGGCGGGACTGCAGCGAGCCATCTACAGTCGGCAGGCCGCGGCGGAGCCAGTCTCCCGTACGGCGATCACGCCCTGA
- a CDS encoding TIGR03857 family LLM class F420-dependent oxidoreductase encodes MELRLQTRSLGVNNRVLDELGYYLLAGAGGEGPATLIDEARRGEELGFGTAFISERWNVKEASSLAGAACAVTSRMQIATAATNHNTRHPLITGSWATTMHRLSGGRFTLGIGRGIGAIYGAFGIPAVTTAQMEDFAQVMRRLWQGELIFNHDGPIGKYQVLFLDPDFREDIRLAIVAFGPQTLALGGRAFDDVVLHTYFTPETLQRAVKTVKDAAEQAGRDPASVRVWSCFATVGDHLPEELRLKKTVARLATYLQGYGDLLVNTNGWDPAVLQRFRDDKVVQSIPGGIDHKATPEQIEHIATLIPGEWLEPAATGSAQQCVDRVRKEFDYGADAVIMHGATPDELEPIVTAYRSSE; translated from the coding sequence GTGGAACTGCGGCTACAAACAAGGAGTCTGGGCGTGAACAACCGGGTGCTCGACGAACTGGGCTACTACCTGTTGGCCGGCGCCGGTGGTGAAGGGCCGGCCACGCTGATCGACGAGGCCCGCCGCGGCGAGGAGCTCGGTTTCGGTACCGCCTTCATCTCCGAGCGGTGGAACGTCAAGGAGGCGTCGTCGCTCGCCGGCGCCGCGTGTGCGGTGACGTCGCGCATGCAGATCGCCACGGCGGCAACTAATCACAACACCCGTCACCCGCTGATCACCGGCTCGTGGGCGACCACGATGCACCGGCTCTCCGGAGGCCGCTTCACGCTCGGGATCGGGCGCGGTATCGGGGCGATCTACGGCGCGTTCGGGATCCCGGCCGTGACCACTGCGCAGATGGAGGACTTCGCCCAGGTGATGCGCCGGTTGTGGCAGGGCGAGCTGATTTTCAATCACGACGGCCCGATCGGCAAGTACCAGGTGCTGTTCCTCGATCCGGATTTCCGCGAGGACATTCGGCTGGCCATCGTGGCGTTCGGCCCGCAGACGCTGGCGTTGGGCGGTCGGGCGTTCGACGACGTCGTCCTGCACACCTACTTCACGCCGGAGACGCTGCAGCGCGCGGTCAAGACGGTCAAGGACGCCGCGGAGCAGGCGGGCCGTGACCCGGCCAGTGTGCGGGTGTGGTCGTGCTTCGCGACGGTCGGCGATCATCTGCCCGAGGAGCTGCGGCTGAAGAAGACGGTTGCCCGATTAGCGACCTATCTGCAGGGCTACGGCGATCTCCTGGTCAACACCAACGGCTGGGATCCAGCGGTCCTGCAACGTTTCCGGGACGACAAGGTGGTGCAGTCGATCCCCGGCGGCATCGACCACAAGGCGACACCCGAGCAGATCGAGCACATCGCCACCTTGATTCCGGGTGAGTGGCTGGAGCCTGCTGCCACCGGCTCGGCGCAGCAGTGTGTCGACCGCGTCCGCAAGGAGTTCGACTACGGCGCCGACGCGGTCATCATGCACGGCGCAACCCCCGATGAGCTCGAACCGATCGTCACCGCCTACCGCTCTAGCGAGTGA
- a CDS encoding nuclear transport factor 2 family protein, producing the protein MTRSAREVVELYNLVVWNQRDCALAEELLGENVIRHEVGEAQTLTHEQAVRRVVDMWEVTERIRFDLNLVVAGDDGEHVAIVYESPMKLKDGTETTIGSMEVFRVVDGRIVEVWNCGYKQGVWA; encoded by the coding sequence ATGACCCGGTCCGCCCGAGAGGTGGTGGAGCTCTACAACCTGGTGGTGTGGAATCAGCGTGACTGCGCGCTAGCCGAGGAGCTGTTGGGCGAGAACGTGATTCGTCACGAGGTGGGGGAGGCGCAGACCTTGACCCATGAACAGGCGGTGCGTCGCGTCGTCGACATGTGGGAGGTGACCGAGAGGATTCGCTTCGACCTGAACCTGGTGGTGGCGGGCGACGACGGCGAGCACGTTGCGATCGTGTACGAGTCCCCGATGAAGTTGAAGGACGGGACGGAGACCACGATCGGCAGTATGGAAGTCTTCCGGGTAGTCGACGGCAGGATCGTCGAAGTGTGGAACTGCGGCTACAAACAAGGAGTCTGGGCGTGA
- a CDS encoding phosphotransferase yields the protein MTATTAAVPGGIDEVDADWLTEALRADAGIDGAVVEAVHAEQIAMDSGFSSLLYRLHLTGTGVPATLIVKLPAESEARGAMELLGGYRRELAFYRDVAAHAPMETPRVYTARMTDGGVDFVLLLEDLSDWDNADHLAGLTMDRARVCIGQLAGLHAWSCGRVVLEQFPSIDTPIARDLLLPAFGPGWEIYRAQTSAVVPAAVAAFAERFAERAVQALPVLTERDMLLHGDIRADNLFFAGDRMKVVDFQFAARGAGAADVAYLVTQGLPSTARVGHDEALVREYLEHMSAGGVRDYRFDEAWRHYRFAAVYLMVLPVITLNGWAALPERSRQLCLTLTDRAVAAIDDIGALEVFA from the coding sequence ATGACGGCGACCACGGCCGCGGTGCCCGGGGGTATCGACGAAGTCGACGCGGATTGGCTGACCGAGGCGCTTCGCGCCGACGCAGGAATCGACGGAGCGGTGGTCGAGGCTGTGCATGCCGAACAGATCGCGATGGACAGCGGCTTTTCGTCGCTGCTGTACCGGCTGCATCTGACGGGCACCGGCGTGCCGGCCACGCTGATCGTGAAGCTGCCGGCGGAGTCGGAGGCGCGCGGGGCGATGGAGTTGCTCGGCGGGTACCGGCGCGAGTTGGCCTTTTATCGCGATGTCGCAGCGCACGCACCGATGGAAACGCCGCGCGTGTACACCGCCCGGATGACCGATGGCGGAGTGGATTTCGTGCTGTTGCTCGAGGACCTGTCGGACTGGGACAACGCCGACCACTTGGCGGGGCTGACGATGGACCGAGCCCGCGTTTGCATCGGCCAGTTGGCGGGACTGCACGCGTGGTCCTGCGGACGCGTTGTTTTGGAGCAGTTTCCTAGCATCGACACCCCGATCGCGCGGGACCTGCTGTTGCCCGCTTTCGGGCCCGGATGGGAGATCTACCGCGCGCAGACCTCGGCTGTGGTACCGGCTGCAGTGGCCGCGTTCGCGGAGCGTTTCGCCGAGCGCGCGGTACAGGCGCTGCCAGTGCTGACCGAACGCGACATGCTGCTGCACGGCGACATCCGCGCCGACAACCTGTTCTTCGCCGGTGATCGGATGAAGGTGGTGGACTTCCAGTTCGCCGCCCGCGGCGCGGGTGCAGCGGACGTGGCGTACCTGGTGACCCAGGGCCTGCCCAGCACCGCCAGGGTGGGACACGACGAGGCGCTCGTCCGCGAGTATCTCGAGCACATGTCGGCGGGAGGCGTCAGGGACTACCGGTTCGACGAAGCGTGGCGTCACTATCGTTTTGCGGCCGTCTACCTGATGGTTTTGCCGGTCATCACGCTCAACGGCTGGGCAGCGCTGCCGGAACGGTCACGGCAACTGTGCTTGACGCTCACCGATCGGGCGGTGGCCGCGATCGACGATATCGGCGCCCTGGAGGTGTTCGCATGA
- a CDS encoding alpha/beta hydrolase: MRTPERVYRIGRDFAGVVPRAHAAVSEPGGWHPLSRGGARQLGEVVLDELALTGMTLTAPPPKLERNVGSCAAAADELTGLGVVGVHAEPDPLQPRMIRRRRFGRARYEQLVFEHDPHLPACLAAEGFGGPTTAMVHLCRSGDEARPWLVWVHGAGQGQPIDLVFSRARRLQERLGYNIALPVQPGCGARRNRWPVYPNMDPLNNLAGMIRVVSEVRAVLRWLRPQASALAVSGVSMGSPVASLVAHLEPVDAVALYTPIFGLNAMIAAHLGRWGPSVRDTIGLLRSEPVERVMSVVDYQAVEPSAPPDRRLIVGAWHDQMARREPAEQLHERWGGELYWHRGSHVGHLFAGGVQHASERFLASVKDGAS; this comes from the coding sequence ATGAGGACGCCCGAGCGCGTGTACCGCATCGGCCGGGACTTCGCCGGTGTGGTGCCGCGGGCACATGCTGCGGTCAGCGAGCCGGGTGGCTGGCATCCGCTGTCGCGCGGCGGTGCCAGGCAACTGGGCGAGGTCGTGCTCGACGAACTCGCGCTGACCGGAATGACGCTGACCGCGCCGCCCCCGAAGCTGGAGCGCAACGTCGGGTCCTGCGCGGCCGCCGCCGACGAACTGACCGGCTTGGGCGTGGTGGGTGTGCACGCCGAACCGGATCCATTGCAGCCGAGAATGATCCGGCGACGCCGGTTCGGGCGGGCCAGGTATGAGCAACTGGTGTTCGAGCATGACCCGCACCTGCCAGCGTGCTTGGCCGCCGAGGGATTCGGCGGCCCTACCACCGCCATGGTGCATCTGTGCCGAAGCGGTGACGAGGCGCGGCCGTGGCTGGTGTGGGTGCACGGCGCCGGCCAGGGCCAGCCGATCGACCTGGTGTTCTCGCGGGCGCGCCGTCTGCAGGAGCGCCTCGGGTACAACATCGCGTTGCCGGTGCAGCCGGGCTGCGGGGCCCGACGCAACAGGTGGCCGGTCTATCCGAACATGGATCCGCTGAACAACCTGGCGGGCATGATCCGCGTGGTGTCCGAGGTGCGGGCCGTGCTTCGGTGGTTGCGGCCGCAGGCGAGTGCCCTTGCGGTGTCCGGGGTTTCGATGGGCAGCCCGGTGGCGAGCCTGGTTGCTCACCTCGAACCAGTCGATGCCGTCGCCCTGTACACCCCGATCTTCGGTCTCAACGCGATGATCGCCGCGCACCTGGGCCGTTGGGGGCCGTCGGTGCGAGACACCATCGGCCTGTTGCGGTCGGAACCCGTCGAGCGGGTGATGTCGGTCGTCGACTACCAGGCCGTCGAACCGTCCGCGCCGCCCGACCGCAGGTTGATCGTCGGAGCCTGGCACGACCAGATGGCCCGACGGGAGCCCGCCGAGCAATTGCACGAACGGTGGGGCGGCGAGTTGTACTGGCACCGCGGGAGTCACGTCGGCCACCTGTTCGCCGGCGGGGTGCAGCACGCGTCGGAGCGGTTTCTGGCGTCGGTCAAGGACGGGGCCAGTTGA
- a CDS encoding flavin-containing monooxygenase, giving the protein MTTSDTARFDAIVIGAGFSGLYALHRLREQGLRTVVLEKAENVGGTWLFNRYPGARCDIESIEYSYSFSDEIQQEWVWTETMPRQPEIEAYLNFVADRLDLRRDIRFHTEVTAMAFDEIAAEWEVRTATGEVLTAPFVVAATGILSVPKEPEIPGMGSFEGLSLHTSRWPEHDVDLTGKRVGVVGTGSTGVQLIPVVAVQAAHLTVFQRSPAYTLPWQVRPFDDGELDELKANYADIRMAQRQHAVGAARLSAFSVMFEMMTKPPLKSASREEQLRAVDEGGVIGALSWGDVFFDIEANQMAAKLYGEAVARIVDDPATAAALTPTHPFGCKRPIIDQGYYETFNRDNVTLVDLRKGPIVEVTPTGIRTEQGDHELDVIIYATGFDAMTGAMTRISVTGRDEQCLADFWTTEGPYAYLGIAVAGFPNLFIIQAPGSPAPASNFVTALEQHVEWIGECIEYLGANGYRTIEALPDAQREWIEHATSLVAPTVLVHPTCNSWYNGGNVPGKKRMYMGYTAGIPEYRRRCDEVADGGYTGFKLG; this is encoded by the coding sequence GTGACGACATCCGACACCGCCCGCTTCGACGCAATCGTCATCGGGGCCGGGTTCTCCGGCTTGTACGCGCTGCATCGACTCCGGGAGCAGGGGCTGCGGACCGTCGTGCTGGAGAAGGCCGAGAACGTAGGCGGCACATGGCTGTTCAACCGGTATCCGGGCGCGCGCTGTGACATCGAGAGCATCGAGTACTCCTATAGCTTCTCCGACGAGATCCAGCAGGAGTGGGTGTGGACCGAGACGATGCCGCGCCAGCCCGAGATCGAGGCGTACCTGAACTTCGTCGCCGACCGCCTTGATCTCCGGCGCGACATCCGGTTTCACACCGAGGTCACCGCGATGGCCTTCGACGAGATCGCCGCCGAGTGGGAGGTGCGGACGGCGACGGGGGAGGTCCTCACCGCGCCGTTCGTCGTCGCGGCGACGGGCATCTTGTCGGTGCCGAAGGAACCGGAGATCCCCGGCATGGGTTCCTTCGAAGGGCTTTCGTTGCACACCAGTCGGTGGCCCGAGCACGACGTCGACCTCACCGGCAAACGGGTCGGTGTCGTCGGCACCGGTTCCACCGGCGTGCAACTGATCCCGGTCGTGGCCGTGCAGGCCGCCCACCTCACGGTGTTCCAGCGATCACCCGCCTACACGCTGCCGTGGCAGGTGCGCCCATTCGACGACGGTGAACTCGACGAACTCAAGGCGAACTACGCCGACATCCGGATGGCACAGCGGCAGCACGCGGTGGGTGCGGCGCGGCTGAGCGCGTTCTCGGTGATGTTCGAGATGATGACTAAGCCGCCGCTGAAGTCCGCGTCGCGTGAGGAGCAACTGCGCGCCGTCGACGAGGGCGGCGTCATCGGTGCGCTCAGTTGGGGCGACGTGTTCTTCGACATCGAGGCCAACCAGATGGCGGCCAAGCTCTACGGCGAGGCGGTGGCGCGGATCGTCGACGACCCCGCGACCGCGGCCGCGCTGACACCCACGCATCCGTTCGGGTGCAAACGCCCGATCATCGACCAGGGCTACTACGAAACGTTCAACCGCGACAACGTGACGCTCGTCGACCTGCGCAAGGGGCCGATCGTCGAGGTGACCCCGACGGGGATCCGCACCGAGCAGGGCGACCACGAACTCGACGTGATCATCTATGCCACCGGCTTCGACGCCATGACGGGGGCGATGACCCGGATTTCGGTCACCGGTCGAGACGAACAGTGCCTGGCCGACTTCTGGACGACGGAGGGGCCGTACGCATACCTGGGCATCGCGGTGGCCGGCTTCCCGAACCTGTTCATCATCCAGGCCCCCGGAAGTCCCGCCCCGGCAAGTAATTTCGTGACCGCGCTCGAACAACACGTCGAATGGATCGGCGAATGCATCGAGTACCTGGGAGCTAACGGATACCGCACCATCGAAGCGTTGCCCGACGCCCAGCGCGAGTGGATCGAACACGCGACATCGCTCGTTGCGCCGACAGTGCTCGTCCACCCGACGTGCAACTCCTGGTACAACGGCGGCAATGTGCCCGGCAAGAAGCGAATGTACATGGGTTACACCGCAGGCATTCCCGAGTACCGGCGTCGGTGCGACGAGGTCGCCGACGGCGGCTACACAGGGTTCAAGCTCGGATGA
- a CDS encoding aromatic ring-hydroxylating oxygenase subunit alpha, whose amino-acid sequence MKVPFTWKVTGWFMIGWSAEFPTGETRPLRYFGDDLVAYRDESGELHVLSAHCRHLGAHIGHGGKVVGDCVECPFHGWRWGPDGTNRYIPYQPDRPNKALRLRVYPVVEQYGCVFAWHHPEGEPPRWELPDLFRKFPQFPTDEDAYYRPYPEFSSRAEREPVHPQIVAENGPDSAHFHYVHGATVTPVCLNWEAVDEEWRFLTGWPDARSDDPDKMALYIHSHFSGLGFAISAFEGSSNHRLIFACTPVEDGCSDMFYSIWWPRLPGDTSDVPPEEVRKKVEKQFMGTVWDDLNIWRYQEYVENPALSKVDAKPYMAMRKWATQFYEVPTSV is encoded by the coding sequence ATGAAAGTACCGTTCACCTGGAAGGTCACCGGCTGGTTCATGATCGGCTGGTCCGCGGAATTTCCCACCGGTGAGACGCGGCCATTGCGGTACTTCGGCGACGACCTGGTGGCCTACCGCGACGAGTCCGGTGAACTGCACGTGCTCTCCGCACACTGCCGGCATCTCGGCGCGCACATCGGCCACGGCGGCAAGGTCGTCGGCGACTGCGTCGAATGCCCTTTCCATGGTTGGCGGTGGGGACCCGACGGCACCAACCGCTACATCCCCTACCAACCCGACCGGCCCAATAAAGCGCTGCGGCTGCGCGTCTATCCCGTCGTGGAGCAATACGGCTGCGTGTTCGCCTGGCATCACCCCGAGGGCGAGCCGCCGCGGTGGGAGCTCCCTGATCTGTTCCGCAAGTTCCCGCAGTTCCCGACCGACGAAGACGCGTATTACCGCCCGTATCCGGAGTTTTCGAGCCGCGCGGAACGCGAGCCGGTGCATCCGCAGATCGTCGCGGAGAACGGCCCCGACAGCGCCCATTTCCACTACGTCCATGGGGCCACCGTCACCCCGGTCTGCTTGAACTGGGAAGCCGTCGACGAGGAATGGCGCTTTCTGACCGGTTGGCCCGATGCGCGCAGCGACGACCCCGACAAGATGGCGCTGTACATCCACAGTCACTTCTCCGGATTGGGCTTCGCGATCAGTGCATTCGAGGGCTCCTCGAACCATCGCCTGATCTTCGCGTGCACGCCCGTCGAGGACGGCTGTTCGGACATGTTCTATTCCATCTGGTGGCCGCGGTTGCCCGGTGACACCTCCGACGTGCCACCGGAAGAGGTGCGAAAGAAGGTGGAGAAGCAGTTCATGGGGACAGTGTGGGACGACCTCAACATCTGGCGCTACCAGGAGTACGTCGAGAACCCCGCGTTGTCCAAGGTCGACGCGAAGCCCTACATGGCGATGCGGAAATGGGCGACGCAGTTTTACGAGGTGCCTACTTCGGTATGA
- a CDS encoding cysteine hydrolase, with translation MTPDKKGDLAAIAAPGHTAIVTQECQGAVVGPDAGLKALAKEARREAVPNIAKLLPAARNAGASVVHCLVQRRPDGRGANHNAKIFAMGGGVAIAPGTPGAELLPELGPEPSDVVLRRWHGIGPMGGTDLDAVLRNLGVSTIVAVGVSVNVAITNLVMDAVNAAYRVVLPRDAVAGIPTDYANAIIDNTLSLLATITTTDELINSWK, from the coding sequence ATGACGCCGGACAAAAAGGGCGACCTCGCCGCGATCGCGGCGCCCGGCCACACCGCGATCGTCACGCAGGAGTGCCAGGGCGCGGTCGTCGGCCCCGACGCCGGACTCAAAGCCCTGGCGAAAGAGGCCCGCCGCGAGGCCGTCCCGAACATTGCCAAACTGCTGCCTGCGGCCCGCAATGCCGGTGCGAGCGTTGTGCATTGCCTCGTCCAGCGCCGTCCCGACGGACGCGGGGCCAATCACAACGCGAAGATCTTCGCGATGGGCGGCGGTGTCGCGATCGCCCCCGGAACGCCCGGTGCCGAACTGCTGCCCGAACTCGGCCCGGAACCGTCCGACGTCGTGCTGCGCCGGTGGCACGGCATCGGCCCGATGGGCGGCACCGACCTGGACGCTGTGCTGCGCAATCTGGGGGTGTCGACGATCGTCGCGGTCGGGGTGTCGGTGAACGTCGCGATCACCAATTTGGTGATGGATGCCGTCAACGCCGCGTACCGCGTCGTCCTGCCGCGTGACGCGGTGGCAGGCATCCCCACCGACTATGCGAATGCGATCATCGACAACACGTTGTCGTTGCTGGCGACGATCACCACCACCGACGAGCTGATCAACAGCTGGAAGTAG
- a CDS encoding PaaI family thioesterase yields the protein MTDTEDHIREFARVKPTLGSPEMGRFIAAVRRLQDVTVSSDPDAELWNDGATLLEELCARLEGHQAPAGIVPAGRAPNLPGNGHPLMPPWQVVSSRPDEVKMQGQFSRFHVGGNDAVHGGVIPLFYDWHFGMVVSAAGRPDSRTAYLHVDYRRVTPIDAMLEARAWIDSVEGRKLFVRAVMSDAEGNVLSEANGLMIKLLAHQP from the coding sequence GTGACCGACACCGAGGATCACATCCGCGAATTCGCCAGGGTCAAACCGACTCTCGGTTCCCCGGAGATGGGCCGCTTCATCGCAGCAGTGCGCCGTTTGCAGGACGTCACCGTCTCCAGCGATCCCGACGCCGAGCTGTGGAACGACGGCGCTACTCTCCTCGAGGAGCTGTGCGCGCGACTGGAGGGGCATCAGGCGCCCGCCGGTATCGTGCCTGCGGGCCGGGCGCCCAATCTGCCGGGTAACGGCCACCCGCTGATGCCACCGTGGCAGGTGGTGTCGTCCCGACCGGACGAAGTGAAAATGCAAGGGCAGTTCAGCCGCTTCCATGTCGGCGGCAATGACGCCGTCCACGGCGGCGTGATACCGCTGTTCTACGACTGGCATTTCGGCATGGTGGTCTCGGCCGCGGGCCGGCCCGACAGCCGGACCGCGTACCTGCACGTGGACTACCGGCGGGTGACGCCGATCGACGCGATGCTCGAGGCGCGGGCGTGGATCGACTCGGTCGAGGGCCGCAAACTGTTCGTGAGGGCGGTGATGAGCGACGCCGAGGGCAACGTACTATCCGAGGCCAACGGTCTGATGATCAAACTGCTTGCCCACCAGCCTTGA